Proteins encoded by one window of Mesorhizobium sp. INR15:
- a CDS encoding cupin domain-containing protein — protein MEPDLIDLSTFQDLAKTDIGTFSPKPTSIEGNQVEAVRALFQSQDGTLEIGIWECTPGLFTADRSDSSEICHIISGRVEMRRADGETRELGPGDLLVLPLGWKGEWRIRETTRKLYMIQTAN, from the coding sequence ATGGAGCCCGACTTGATCGACCTTTCGACTTTTCAAGATCTCGCCAAGACCGATATCGGCACGTTCTCGCCCAAGCCGACTTCCATCGAGGGAAATCAGGTCGAGGCGGTGCGCGCGCTTTTTCAGTCGCAGGACGGCACCCTGGAAATCGGCATCTGGGAATGCACGCCCGGCCTGTTCACGGCCGACCGTTCGGATTCGTCGGAGATATGTCACATCATTTCCGGCCGCGTGGAGATGCGGCGCGCTGACGGGGAGACGCGGGAACTTGGCCCAGGCGATCTGCTTGTCCTGCCGCTGGGGTGGAAGGGCGAATGGCGGATCCGCGAGACGACACGCAAGCTCTACATGATCCAGACGGCCAACTGA
- a CDS encoding ABC transporter permease, translating into MEMKPLTRVLLGLVCLLVAIWLVAPTLVVVPMSFNANKSLAFPPQGFSWQWYQNFFTSPEWSASFLNSLKVACVVAVLATVLGTLAAFGLDRMKARPANLLRMLILTPMVVPGVVLAIGIYAVYLDTRLVGTLLGFVLAHTVLALPFVLIAVSASLEVFDRRLETAAASLGAGALTTFRTVTLPLILPGILSGLLFAFATSFDEIVVSLFITNPYLKTLPVQIFASITRDADPTVAAVGTILLFATTILIGGGMLLLGRERKGRP; encoded by the coding sequence ATGGAGATGAAGCCGCTCACCCGCGTCCTGCTCGGTCTTGTATGCCTCCTGGTGGCCATCTGGCTGGTGGCGCCGACGCTTGTCGTCGTGCCGATGTCGTTCAACGCCAACAAGTCGCTCGCGTTTCCGCCGCAGGGCTTCTCCTGGCAGTGGTACCAGAATTTCTTCACCAGCCCGGAATGGTCAGCCAGTTTCCTCAACTCACTCAAGGTCGCCTGCGTGGTGGCGGTGCTGGCGACGGTGCTCGGCACGCTCGCGGCTTTTGGTCTCGACCGCATGAAGGCGCGGCCGGCGAACCTGTTGCGGATGCTGATACTGACGCCGATGGTGGTGCCCGGTGTGGTGCTGGCCATCGGCATCTACGCCGTCTATCTCGACACAAGGCTTGTTGGAACGCTGCTGGGCTTCGTGCTCGCTCACACCGTGCTGGCGCTTCCCTTCGTGCTGATCGCGGTCTCGGCCAGTCTCGAAGTCTTCGACAGGCGCCTTGAGACAGCTGCCGCGAGCCTTGGCGCCGGGGCCTTGACCACGTTTCGCACGGTGACGTTGCCTCTGATCCTGCCCGGCATCCTGTCGGGCCTGCTGTTCGCCTTTGCCACGTCCTTCGACGAGATCGTGGTGTCGCTGTTCATCACCAACCCGTACCTGAAGACATTGCCTGTGCAGATATTCGCCTCCATCACGCGCGACGCCGACCCGACGGTCGCGGCCGTCGGCACGATCCTGCTTTTCGCCACCACGATCCTGATCGGCGGCGGCATGCTTCTCCTTGGCCGCGAGCGGAAGGGACGCCCATGA
- a CDS encoding extracellular solute-binding protein, which yields MLKSKHLTLGAALVLGVLATAAFAQEKPVAGEVKEGSLKGKTLTLVSYGGIYQDGQAAALKDFVEKSGATLLNDGPTEIAKLQAQVESGNVTWDVVDTDDLPPYVYCGKLFQKLDLTKLDVSKIPEGQVGECSVPAMNYGVVLMYNKEKYKDNPPKSWADFFDTQKFPGVRGIDGSGSPTGGLLEQAFKLTGGDPKAMTVADIDKAIDVVRKLGPDTIFWKTGAESQQLAESGEADMLMMWTGRAMTAVKNGAKYAPAWQDWLVVMDQMTIPVGVKDTDASYALLNAYLGKQSQEILAEKTSYTPINNDAQPKVDASVAAFLTNTPDRQKQGYKQNFKFWVPNFAVAQEKWSALMAGN from the coding sequence ATGCTGAAATCGAAACATCTCACTCTTGGCGCCGCGCTGGTGCTTGGTGTTCTGGCAACCGCGGCTTTCGCGCAGGAAAAGCCGGTCGCGGGCGAGGTCAAGGAAGGTTCGCTCAAGGGCAAGACCCTGACGCTGGTCTCCTATGGCGGCATCTACCAGGACGGCCAGGCGGCCGCGCTCAAGGACTTCGTCGAAAAGTCTGGCGCCACCTTGCTCAACGATGGACCGACCGAGATTGCCAAGCTGCAGGCGCAGGTCGAGTCTGGTAACGTCACCTGGGACGTCGTCGACACCGACGACCTGCCGCCCTACGTCTATTGCGGCAAGCTGTTCCAGAAGCTTGATCTGACCAAGCTCGACGTCTCGAAAATCCCGGAAGGCCAGGTTGGTGAATGCTCGGTGCCGGCGATGAATTACGGCGTCGTGCTGATGTACAACAAGGAGAAGTACAAGGACAATCCGCCCAAGAGCTGGGCCGACTTCTTCGACACGCAGAAATTCCCAGGCGTACGCGGCATCGACGGCTCCGGCAGCCCGACCGGCGGTTTGCTCGAACAGGCGTTCAAGCTCACCGGCGGTGACCCGAAGGCGATGACGGTGGCCGATATCGACAAGGCCATCGATGTGGTCCGCAAACTCGGCCCGGACACGATCTTCTGGAAGACCGGTGCGGAATCGCAGCAACTGGCGGAATCCGGCGAGGCCGACATGCTGATGATGTGGACGGGCCGGGCCATGACGGCGGTCAAGAACGGCGCCAAATACGCGCCGGCCTGGCAGGACTGGCTGGTGGTGATGGACCAGATGACGATCCCTGTCGGCGTCAAGGATACGGATGCATCCTACGCCCTGCTCAATGCCTATCTCGGCAAGCAGTCGCAGGAAATCCTGGCGGAGAAGACCTCCTACACGCCGATCAACAACGATGCGCAACCCAAGGTCGATGCGTCGGTGGCTGCCTTCCTGACCAACACGCCGGATCGCCAGAAGCAGGGCTACAAGCAGAACTTCAAGTTCTGGGTCCCGAACTTCGCGGTGGCGCAGGAAAAGTGGTCGGCGCTGATGGCCGGCAACTGA
- a CDS encoding cupin domain-containing protein, protein MRAIGNPFGSRAVLPLTLLGAALAAFATMVVQTHQGIAMTADGDVGVHMHMAMADAGSGAQARPKTVVTPISCERLPNVPGKSITTAIVAFPPNAYTSRHRHPGSVSAFVLKGTLRSQLEGGPVGTFAKGQTWFEPPGVIHLFAENASATEPAELLATFIADDDCGALTIPD, encoded by the coding sequence ATGAGAGCGATCGGGAATCCTTTCGGTTCGCGGGCCGTGTTGCCGTTGACACTGCTGGGCGCGGCGCTGGCCGCGTTCGCGACGATGGTGGTTCAAACCCATCAAGGAATCGCGATGACCGCCGACGGTGATGTCGGCGTGCATATGCATATGGCAATGGCCGATGCCGGGAGTGGCGCCCAGGCGCGGCCGAAGACGGTCGTCACGCCGATTTCATGCGAGCGGCTACCCAACGTTCCGGGAAAATCGATCACCACCGCAATCGTCGCGTTTCCGCCGAATGCCTATACGTCAAGGCATCGTCACCCCGGTTCGGTGAGCGCTTTCGTGCTGAAGGGCACGCTGCGCTCGCAACTGGAGGGCGGTCCGGTCGGCACCTTTGCCAAGGGGCAGACCTGGTTCGAGCCACCCGGCGTGATCCATCTGTTCGCCGAAAATGCCAGTGCCACGGAGCCAGCGGAACTGCTGGCCACCTTCATCGCCGACGACGATTGCGGCGCGCTGACAATTCCGGACTGA
- a CDS encoding ABC transporter ATP-binding protein, with amino-acid sequence MNPRQESRGAAIDLEAITKAYGGFMALDGVSLRIEPGEFMTLLGPSGSGKTTTLNVVAGFTDVTSGKLLIGGKSVVGVPAHKRNIGVVFQHYALFPHMTVGGNVAYPLTLRGVDQATRATRVARALDMVKMGDFAHRYPSELSGGQQQRVALARAIVFDPPLLLMDEPLGALDKKLREWLQLEIKRIHRELGTTFVYVTHDQEEALVLSDRIAVFNRGRIEQVGTGRQLYDEPATLFVGRFVGDSTVLRGEARSDGTSTALRIAGVTVTAPTRITGEISPVMLLRPEKLAISRPGQNMTSGANRLPGTIAEAIYLGSGSKYEVKLGDGSTAVVRSSLTGENFNLGDQVELCFDGTDAKLLADDSAADQTLT; translated from the coding sequence ATGAATCCGAGACAAGAGAGCAGGGGAGCCGCGATCGACCTTGAAGCGATCACCAAGGCCTATGGCGGCTTCATGGCGCTGGACGGTGTCTCGCTGCGGATCGAGCCCGGCGAATTCATGACGCTGCTCGGCCCGAGCGGCTCGGGAAAGACGACGACGCTCAATGTCGTCGCCGGTTTCACGGATGTGACCAGCGGCAAGCTGCTGATCGGCGGCAAGAGTGTGGTCGGCGTCCCGGCGCACAAGCGCAACATCGGCGTCGTCTTCCAGCACTATGCGCTTTTCCCGCACATGACGGTTGGCGGCAATGTCGCCTATCCGCTGACGCTGCGCGGGGTCGACCAGGCGACCCGCGCCACGCGTGTGGCAAGAGCACTCGACATGGTCAAGATGGGTGATTTCGCGCATCGCTATCCAAGCGAATTGTCGGGCGGCCAGCAGCAGCGCGTCGCGCTCGCCCGGGCCATCGTCTTCGACCCGCCGCTGCTGCTGATGGACGAGCCGCTGGGCGCGCTCGACAAGAAACTGCGCGAATGGCTGCAGCTCGAGATCAAGCGCATCCACCGCGAGCTTGGCACCACCTTTGTCTATGTGACGCATGACCAGGAGGAAGCGCTGGTGCTGTCAGACCGCATCGCCGTGTTCAATCGCGGGCGGATCGAGCAGGTCGGCACCGGTCGCCAGCTCTATGATGAGCCCGCGACACTTTTCGTCGGGCGTTTCGTCGGCGATTCCACCGTCCTGCGCGGAGAGGCACGAAGCGATGGCACCAGCACGGCGTTGCGGATCGCTGGCGTGACGGTGACGGCGCCGACACGGATCACGGGCGAGATCAGCCCGGTGATGCTGCTGCGCCCCGAAAAACTCGCCATCAGCCGGCCTGGCCAAAACATGACCAGCGGCGCCAACCGATTGCCGGGGACGATCGCGGAAGCCATCTACCTTGGCTCGGGATCGAAATACGAAGTGAAGCTTGGTGACGGGTCCACGGCGGTCGTGCGCTCGTCGCTGACTGGCGAAAACTTCAACCTGGGCGACCAGGTGGAGCTTTGCTTCGACGGCACTGATGCCAAGCTGCTGGCCGACGACAGCGCGGCCGACCAGACACTGACCTGA
- a CDS encoding helix-turn-helix domain-containing protein yields the protein MRKPIGQGQASDKDGGGSAATLAHQVLGMRLKSLRLGRRLSLRQLGEATGTSASFISQLERGLTGASTASLNQMASALGVSVAMLFEESTTQGHGVLRRSERPSLPPSDGCRKMLLSRPPLSDMEVYIGEFDIGGSTGSDLYTHGDAHEMLVVLRGVVEAALGDAIHVLEEGDSIEYATSTPHRIENIGSGRAEVMWIIAPPTSVRAELDKYTAWKPLAAR from the coding sequence ATGCGCAAGCCAATTGGTCAAGGCCAGGCTTCGGACAAGGATGGCGGCGGTTCAGCCGCAACCCTGGCGCATCAGGTGCTGGGCATGCGGCTCAAGAGCCTGCGCCTTGGCCGCCGGCTCTCGCTGCGCCAGCTTGGTGAGGCGACCGGGACGAGCGCCAGCTTCATCAGTCAGCTCGAACGCGGCCTGACCGGCGCCAGCACGGCCTCGCTCAACCAGATGGCTTCGGCACTGGGGGTCAGCGTCGCGATGCTGTTCGAGGAAAGCACGACGCAGGGCCATGGCGTCTTGCGGCGGAGCGAACGGCCAAGCCTTCCGCCCAGCGACGGCTGCCGCAAGATGCTGCTGTCGCGCCCGCCCTTGAGCGACATGGAAGTCTACATCGGCGAATTCGACATCGGCGGCTCGACCGGCTCCGACCTCTATACCCATGGCGACGCGCACGAGATGCTTGTGGTGCTTCGCGGGGTGGTGGAAGCCGCCCTCGGTGACGCAATCCATGTTCTGGAGGAAGGCGACAGCATCGAATACGCGACATCGACACCACATCGCATCGAGAACATCGGCAGCGGCCGGGCCGAGGTGATGTGGATCATAGCGCCACCAACCTCGGTGCGCGCCGAACTCGACAAATACACCGCCTGGAAACCGCTCGCAGCCAGGTAG
- a CDS encoding FAD-binding oxidoreductase yields the protein MQAKRNGDISFWYADLGAVPAPRPPLPGDIEADVAIVGAGYTGLWTAYYLKKAKPSLRVVVIERAFAGFGASGRNGGWLSGGFSWSREKYLKTSSRQGVTAMQKAMAGCVDEVIKVAEAEGIDADIRRVDNLTVATNPAQLERAYAEGETIRAWDVDPTRVELLDAAATRARINVRNVLGGFVVHGQARVQPAKLVRGLAVAVERLGVPIYEQTTVTTIAKGELTTDRGMVRAQTIIRATEGFTAGIPGEERTWLALNSAQIVTEPLPAELWRDIGWDGHELLGNAAHAYCYAQRTREGRITMGGRGVPYRYGSRTDVNGQTQQATIEQLHTILTSLLPQTAGCRIEHAWCGVLGVPRDWCTTVGLDPKTRIGWAGGYVGLGVSSSNLSGRTLADLILGEDTDLVRLPWVNRTVRRWEPEPLRWLGVHAMYQLYRIADRREAAGLARTSKLAALADRITGH from the coding sequence ATGCAAGCCAAACGCAACGGCGACATATCGTTCTGGTATGCGGATCTGGGCGCGGTTCCCGCTCCGCGCCCGCCTTTGCCCGGCGACATAGAAGCAGACGTCGCCATCGTCGGCGCCGGCTATACCGGACTGTGGACCGCCTACTATCTGAAGAAGGCCAAGCCGTCGCTTCGCGTCGTGGTGATCGAGCGCGCGTTCGCCGGCTTCGGCGCGTCCGGCCGCAATGGCGGCTGGCTGTCTGGCGGGTTCAGCTGGTCGCGGGAGAAATACCTCAAGACATCGAGCCGGCAAGGCGTGACGGCGATGCAGAAGGCCATGGCGGGCTGCGTCGACGAGGTCATCAAGGTGGCGGAGGCGGAAGGCATTGATGCCGATATCCGCCGCGTCGACAACCTGACCGTGGCCACCAACCCGGCCCAGCTTGAACGGGCATACGCGGAAGGCGAGACGATCCGGGCCTGGGATGTCGACCCCACGCGCGTAGAGTTGCTGGACGCCGCAGCGACCCGCGCGCGCATCAACGTCCGTAATGTCCTGGGCGGCTTCGTCGTTCACGGCCAGGCGCGGGTGCAGCCGGCCAAGCTGGTGCGCGGACTGGCCGTCGCCGTCGAGCGGCTGGGCGTGCCGATATACGAGCAGACCACGGTGACCACCATCGCCAAGGGCGAGTTGACAACCGATCGCGGCATGGTGCGGGCACAGACCATCATCCGCGCGACGGAGGGCTTTACCGCGGGCATTCCTGGCGAAGAGCGAACATGGCTCGCGCTCAACAGCGCCCAGATCGTGACCGAGCCGCTGCCGGCGGAGCTTTGGCGCGACATCGGCTGGGACGGGCACGAACTGCTCGGGAATGCGGCGCACGCCTATTGCTACGCCCAGCGGACGCGCGAGGGCCGCATCACCATGGGTGGCCGCGGCGTGCCCTATCGCTACGGCTCGCGCACCGACGTCAATGGGCAGACGCAGCAGGCGACGATCGAGCAATTGCATACGATCCTGACCAGCCTTTTGCCGCAAACGGCTGGGTGCCGCATCGAGCATGCCTGGTGCGGCGTGCTCGGCGTGCCGCGCGACTGGTGCACGACCGTCGGCCTCGATCCGAAGACCCGCATTGGCTGGGCGGGCGGCTATGTCGGGCTCGGCGTTTCGAGCTCCAATCTCTCTGGGCGCACGCTGGCCGACCTTATCCTTGGCGAGGACACCGACCTGGTGCGCCTGCCCTGGGTCAACCGTACGGTGCGGCGCTGGGAACCGGAGCCTTTGCGGTGGCTTGGCGTGCACGCGATGTATCAGCTCTACCGAATTGCCGACCGCCGAGAAGCCGCTGGACTGGCCCGAACTTCAAAGCTTGCCGCCCTGGCGGACCGTATCACAGGCCATTGA
- a CDS encoding NAD(P)-dependent oxidoreductase: MGYRIFLAGASGAIGQRLIPLLLGAGHHVTGTTRQARKAEALRSLGVGPVIVDVFDAGALSRAVVAAKPDILIHQLTDLPAGLDPARMGEAVARNARIRDEGTRNLVAAARAAGARRLIAQSIAWAYAPGPEPHAETDPLDGKAEGNRGISVGGVIALENQVLGSPPLTGIVLRYGQLYGPGTGVEAASGSAPVHVDAAAHAALLAIEKGEAGAFNVAEPNSYAATEKAVAGLGWRADFRLPS; this comes from the coding sequence ATGGGCTATCGAATCTTTCTTGCCGGCGCTTCGGGCGCCATCGGCCAGCGGCTGATCCCCCTGCTGCTCGGCGCGGGTCATCATGTCACCGGAACCACGCGCCAGGCGAGAAAGGCCGAGGCACTGCGGTCGCTCGGCGTCGGGCCCGTGATTGTCGATGTCTTCGACGCCGGCGCATTGTCGCGTGCGGTCGTCGCGGCGAAGCCGGACATCCTGATCCACCAGCTGACCGATCTGCCGGCCGGTCTTGATCCGGCCAGAATGGGCGAGGCGGTAGCCCGCAATGCCCGCATTCGCGACGAGGGGACGCGCAATCTCGTCGCCGCGGCAAGGGCGGCCGGCGCCCGCCGCCTGATCGCGCAGAGCATTGCCTGGGCCTATGCGCCGGGCCCCGAGCCGCACGCTGAAACCGATCCCCTCGACGGTAAGGCCGAGGGCAATCGGGGCATCAGCGTCGGCGGCGTGATCGCGCTTGAAAACCAGGTGCTTGGCTCGCCACCCCTGACCGGCATCGTGCTGCGCTATGGCCAGCTTTATGGCCCTGGTACGGGTGTTGAGGCGGCCTCCGGCTCGGCGCCGGTGCATGTCGACGCGGCCGCCCATGCCGCCTTGCTTGCTATCGAGAAGGGCGAAGCGGGTGCCTTCAACGTGGCCGAACCCAACAGCTACGCCGCAACGGAAAAAGCTGTCGCCGGGCTTGGCTGGCGCGCGGACTTTCGCCTGCCGTCCTGA
- a CDS encoding chloride channel protein: MLSRNQPQVYARRLRAVLLRSVPLLEARGIAVVILAGVVGVMAGILVTAMSQMVQDMHGLLYGVQPGGRLSAMFSLDHPAQALIPAIGGILLGLTVIWLRMRKFRTPVDPIEANALYGGRMSLTDTFIIVGQTMISSGFGASVGLEAGYTQVGSGLASRLARIFRLRRNDVRILVGCGAAGAIAAAFDAPLTGAFYGFELVIGIYSVANVAPVMTAAISASLTAEVFGGVPFPLELSGLPALTAGQYLPFLLLGLLGGAASIAIMQLVTLIERGFARLSVDTSLRPVIGGVFVGLLGLITPQVLSSGHGALHREFSMNYGLAVVASVFVLKLAASAISLGSGFRGGLFFASLFLGALLGKAFAGVMALISPATGIDPAVAAVVGMTSLAVGVVGGPLTMTFLALESTRDLTLTGVVLAASIMSAILVRETFGYSFSTWRFHLRGETIRSAHDVGWMRSLTVGSMMRKDIRTIDAATTLATFRKEVPLGSAQRVIAVDPGDHYVGVLIVAELHSDPSDGEVTVRDLAQYKDAVLVPSMNVQSAAETFQRAGAEELAVVEDFADRIVLGLLTEGHLMRRYAEELDKARRDLSGEG; the protein is encoded by the coding sequence GTGCTTTCCAGAAACCAACCGCAAGTCTATGCCCGCCGACTGCGCGCGGTGCTGCTCAGATCGGTCCCGCTGCTTGAGGCGCGGGGCATCGCCGTGGTCATTCTGGCGGGAGTGGTCGGTGTCATGGCCGGCATACTTGTCACCGCGATGAGCCAGATGGTGCAGGACATGCATGGGCTGCTCTATGGCGTTCAGCCAGGCGGCCGGCTTTCAGCGATGTTTTCCCTCGATCATCCGGCGCAGGCGCTTATTCCGGCGATCGGCGGCATCCTGCTCGGGCTGACGGTGATCTGGCTGCGGATGCGGAAGTTCCGCACGCCCGTCGACCCTATCGAAGCCAATGCACTCTATGGCGGGCGCATGTCGCTCACCGATACATTCATCATCGTCGGGCAGACGATGATCTCCAGCGGTTTCGGTGCCTCGGTCGGCCTGGAGGCCGGTTACACGCAGGTCGGATCCGGCCTGGCGTCGCGTCTGGCACGCATCTTCAGGCTGCGCCGCAACGATGTCCGCATCCTGGTAGGCTGTGGCGCCGCCGGCGCCATCGCCGCCGCCTTCGACGCGCCGCTGACCGGCGCATTCTATGGTTTCGAACTGGTCATCGGCATCTATTCGGTCGCCAATGTCGCGCCGGTCATGACCGCCGCGATCTCGGCCTCCCTGACCGCCGAGGTGTTTGGCGGGGTGCCGTTTCCGCTGGAGCTCTCCGGCCTGCCAGCGCTGACCGCTGGCCAGTATCTGCCGTTCCTGCTGCTTGGGCTGCTCGGCGGCGCCGCCTCCATCGCCATCATGCAGCTGGTGACGTTGATCGAGCGCGGTTTCGCGCGGCTGTCGGTCGACACGTCGCTGCGCCCCGTCATCGGCGGCGTGTTCGTCGGGCTGCTTGGCTTGATCACGCCGCAGGTCCTGTCCAGCGGACACGGCGCGCTGCATCGCGAATTCTCGATGAACTACGGACTTGCGGTGGTGGCCAGTGTCTTCGTGCTGAAACTGGCGGCGTCGGCGATCTCGCTTGGCTCCGGTTTTCGCGGCGGGTTGTTCTTTGCCTCGCTGTTTCTCGGCGCCTTGCTCGGCAAGGCTTTCGCCGGGGTGATGGCGCTGATTTCGCCGGCGACCGGCATCGATCCCGCCGTCGCCGCCGTCGTCGGCATGACATCGCTGGCGGTAGGTGTCGTCGGCGGCCCGCTGACGATGACGTTCCTGGCGTTGGAATCGACCCGTGACCTGACGCTCACCGGCGTGGTGCTGGCCGCCTCGATCATGTCGGCGATCCTGGTGCGCGAAACCTTCGGCTATTCCTTCTCGACATGGCGTTTCCACCTGCGCGGCGAAACGATCCGCAGCGCCCATGATGTCGGCTGGATGCGCAGCTTGACGGTCGGCTCGATGATGCGCAAGGACATCCGCACCATCGATGCCGCGACGACGCTGGCGACCTTCCGCAAGGAGGTGCCGCTGGGTTCGGCCCAGCGCGTCATCGCCGTCGACCCGGGTGATCACTATGTCGGCGTGCTGATCGTGGCCGAACTGCACAGCGATCCTTCCGATGGCGAGGTCACTGTGCGCGATCTCGCGCAGTACAAGGATGCGGTCCTGGTGCCGAGCATGAACGTGCAGTCCGCCGCCGAAACCTTCCAGCGCGCCGGCGCCGAGGAATTGGCCGTGGTCGAGGATTTCGCCGACCGCATCGTGCTTGGGCTTCTGACCGAGGGCCATCTGATGCGCCGTTATGCCGAGGAACTCGACAAGGCGCGCCGGGATCTGTCCGGCGAGGGCTGA
- a CDS encoding ABC transporter permease produces the protein MSAIEPTSHPAATRPGWAWRPFALALPALVLLAAVIGYPLLTIVLRSLSEPEWGLQNYAWFFGAPVNLTVLQRTFTISAWVTLVCVIAAYPYAYLMTAVGPRARLLLILCVLIPFWVSGVVRTLSWVILLQDSGVINSLLRSAGFSGVRLIRTQTGVVIGMAQVLLPFMILPLYSVMKGIDLRLMRAAQSLGARPSRAFFTVYLPLSLPGVYAGAIIVFILALGFYITPALLGGPRSTMLSTLVQTQVLSLLQWGRGGAMGVVLLAATFLLLALAAPVMRSKYREGGRR, from the coding sequence GTGAGCGCGATCGAACCGACAAGCCACCCGGCCGCCACGCGGCCGGGATGGGCATGGAGGCCGTTCGCGCTCGCCCTGCCTGCCCTGGTGCTGCTTGCCGCCGTCATCGGTTACCCGCTGCTGACGATCGTGCTGCGCAGCCTGTCCGAGCCGGAATGGGGCCTGCAGAACTATGCCTGGTTCTTCGGTGCACCGGTCAATCTGACGGTGCTGCAGCGGACCTTCACCATCTCGGCGTGGGTCACGCTGGTCTGCGTCATCGCGGCCTACCCCTATGCCTATCTGATGACCGCTGTCGGGCCACGGGCCCGGCTGCTGCTGATCCTTTGCGTCCTGATCCCGTTCTGGGTAAGCGGCGTTGTGCGTACCTTGTCCTGGGTGATCCTGCTGCAGGACTCAGGCGTCATCAACTCGCTGCTCAGATCGGCCGGGTTCAGCGGCGTCCGGCTGATCCGCACCCAGACCGGCGTCGTGATCGGCATGGCGCAGGTGCTGCTGCCGTTCATGATCCTGCCGCTCTATTCCGTCATGAAGGGCATCGACCTCAGGCTGATGCGAGCGGCGCAAAGTCTTGGCGCGCGGCCGTCGCGCGCCTTCTTCACGGTGTATCTGCCGCTCTCGCTGCCAGGCGTCTATGCTGGCGCGATCATTGTCTTCATTCTGGCGCTGGGCTTCTACATCACGCCTGCCCTGCTCGGAGGCCCGCGCTCGACCATGCTGTCGACGCTGGTGCAGACCCAGGTGCTGAGCCTGCTGCAATGGGGCAGGGGCGGCGCCATGGGCGTCGTGCTGCTGGCCGCCACCTTCCTGTTGCTCGCGCTTGCCGCCCCGGTCATGCGGTCGAAGTACAGGGAAGGAGGGCGGCGCTGA